The Periplaneta americana isolate PAMFEO1 chromosome 2, P.americana_PAMFEO1_priV1, whole genome shotgun sequence genome has a window encoding:
- the LOC138716078 gene encoding very long chain fatty acid elongase 4-like yields MDGYEEYYRQRTNPEVHNWLFMKGPLPVICIVAAYLVFVLKVGPDFMAKRKPYNLQAILVVYNLFLALYSLFIVTKYFAVGGISYAVYDGLCKPNVVSEDILRSIADITWWYFMGKVFELADTVFFVLRKKHQQVTFLHVYHHSALILVVWYIYKYIPCEQASVCLFVNSVVHIFMYTYYMLAALGPRIQKYLWWKKYITLLQLVQFSLVVTYCAYMLLFDCIHPKITSVFFLIFESIFWYLFARFYYNSYIKKVKV; encoded by the exons ACCCTGAGGTTCACAATTGGCTTTTCATGAAAGGACCACTACCAGTAATTTGTATAGTGGCGGCGTACCTCGTTTTCGTCCTTAAAGTGGGACCAGATTTCATGGCTAAACGAAAACCTTACAATCTACAAGCCATCCTCGTCGTTTACAATTTATTTCTAGCCTTGTATAGTCTATTTATCGTCACCAAG taTTTCGCCGTAGGTGGAATTAGCTATGCTGTCTACGATGGATTATGCAAACCTAATGTTGTCAGTGAAGATATCTTACGTAGT ATAGCAGACATTACTTGGTGGTACTTCATGGGGAAAGTTTTTGAACTCGCCGATACG GTTTTCTTCGTTCTACGAAAGAAGCATCAACAAGTAACATTCCTCCATGTTTATCACCACAGTGCTTTGATACTAGTCGTCTGGTACATTTATAAATACATTCCAT GTGAACAGGCTTCAGTATGCCTTTTCGTAAATTCGGTCGTCCATATATTCATGTACACGTACTACATGCTCGCTGCATTGGGGCCCAGAATCCAGAAGTATCTCTGGTGGAAGAAGTACATCACCTTACTGCAACTG GTGCAGTTCTCATTGGTCGTCACCTACTGCGCATATATGCTGTTGTTTGACTGTATACATCCCAAAATAACATCAGTTTTCTTTCTTATCTTTGAGAGTATTTTCTGGTACCTTTTCGCCAGATTCTACTACAATTCATACATAAAGAAAgtcaaagtataa